Within the Debaryomyces hansenii CBS767 chromosome E complete sequence genome, the region TTCCCTCAGAATCATTCgtcaaattgaattcacCTATCAATTCTGGACGTGTCggatttgaaatattttgcaaaatataacCACCTTCAAAAGTACCACATGCAAGTATCCTATTGGAACAGGTCATAGTAGATATTCTACtgtttgaattatataataatgatctGGATTCCATGAGACAGTCTAATTTCATTCCATTTCTTTCCTTTGTTAATTGATCATCTGGCATCAAACGATTAACTCTAAAAAATGTTTGGCATTCATCTGTACTGGTCGCATCTATAGGAAAATTATAATCATATAAATGACTCAGAGGATAGAAAATTCCATTAGATAGGTTTTCGCTGCAGCAGACCAAATTCCTTAACTGGAAATGTGTGATATGTAGTTTTAATTTGCAGAAAAATTTgtggaattgaaaaaaattagttTTTGTTCCATAGGTCTGAAAATTAAAATGCTAATACTGGTTAGTAAAATTCTAGGTTTCAGTAGATAATTAAAATCACATACATCTCTAATAGATTCTCTGgactttgaaatattataaaacCAATTCATTTCTCCTATTCTTGCTCTATCAATAGCAATTTTTTCTCGTAAGTCTGATGGCCATATTACACCCTGGCAGTCAGTCTCATTTAGATTCTGGATAGAAAAAGGCAAATTGTCCTCTcttaattttaatgaatttaaaatgCTTAGTATTTCTGATTTTTTTAGGGCCGAGTTTTCATCGTATAGAAGATTATACAAAAAAGACAACGATTCTGATTGACTCAACTCATATTCATGGCTCGATTCTTGAGGCGAGTTGGTCGCCTCAATAACAGTATTTCCTTCTTCGGCATTCGGAATATCCTCTATGGAGATATATCGATCCGTCAGACCATTATTGGAAAGTGTGTTAGTGGTATACGTGATTTGTTCTTCTGTTAATTGTATAGCCATAATGTGTTAGAACGGGACGTCAACTCCAAAATCCCATACAGTCACTGttcttccaataataataataataaggtACGACTTGTAAAGAAACTCGTATATCACTTCTcctatcaataatataatacaatataATGTGTTTTTTCAGTATAAGTACTACCAGGACATATAGTCTGAAAATGAACAATTATAGCTAAAACATTATTACtcaaaattaagaaataaaatgtCGTATAACATGCTGCATTTTGTTGCAGTTAATGTCGTAAAAATGTCTCCTTGATATCTCACTACTAACTAACTACTGTTTAGTGATTGATCAGGGTAAGATAATTTCATCCTAACATCCACGTTGTAATATTACctaatgatgaaatctGATTCTATTCGTATTATGTAAGATTACACATTTGTTCGAAATCGTTTCACATCATCTACatcaagaatataattagcaagtatttatatatatatatatatagagCTTACTTTTGATGGGTATCGATTTAAATACCAGGAAGAATGGGAGACCCGTCCGTAGAAGGCTGATTGATATAGGCAACTTATGGGTTGTGTAATGTTCCGTCTGTGGCTAGATATCAAATTTGCAGATTAATAAGATGCAAAATGGAGCtgattttattgataagTTGATTTGGTCGGCATAGGTCggacataaatatattttatcttttcTGGTACTTCTGTTATCAcaaggaagaaataatcaattaataagaTGTCTCATCAATACCATTTCGACGTTGCTATGTCATGCTCAGGGTGTTCCAATGCTATAAGCAGAGTGTTAAATAAATTGGATGGTGATAATAAGATTGATGTTTCTTTAGAAAAGCAGACGGTCGATATAACCACAGATAAAGACTACGATACCATTTACAACACCATTGCAAAAACAGGcaagaaaattaatgatggTAAGGTTATACAATAGAAAAGTTTGAGCTTACTATATAGTAATTAGATACATAAACTTGGTTTATTAGGATTCAACATTTCTTATATCGAGAATTTCGTCAATGTAGTTATCTCTAAGGTCGCTTTTGATAAAGACACTTTCAATAATGGATATTAACTCATCTGTGGTGAGATCAAAGAATTCTCCTTGGTAAAACATCTCCATTATGTCCTTCAAGTGattattaatcaaaaataagaCATTGTTGAGCTTGTTGTAAGCGGCCACTGATGTATTGGATTCGTCTACCAACACTAAGTTTGTATTGATGATGTGTTGTATACTCTTGATTATATTAGTCAATTTAGTTGATTGGTATTCTGTTATTTCTTCCATTGATATGATGGAATTAATCATCCAATTTAAAACTATATTGATAACGTccataataattcttttgtaGTTCTGTCTATTAGTTGATTTCAAGTTAGACTTATTCATTCTGTTAAACCAATTATCGATTAGTTTCAATTTACTCTCGTTTTCATTGTCTAgtttaaaattatcaaagttGGTAGAATCCgaaataaaatcatcatgcttcaaattaattgaaaagagAATCAATGCAACTTCATTGGAGAAGGATTGGATGCTTTGCTTGAGATTGATATCCAAAAACTTCGTTAGCTGTTCATTCTTAAAAAAGTTATTCAATGTTTGTAAGTCATTATGCAATAAGAATGATTCATTCAATGGTGGATATgatataatagaaaatgattcaataGTGGAGATAAGCGGTTGgatatcattatttccaGTTTCTGTTTGATATTCCAGTAATATTTCCCTTAATTTTGATGGCATTTGTGAGACCTTATGCATTTCCTTATTACccttatttttatttaaattcatttctGCATCCTCCCATCCATCGTCATCCCAACCGTCGTTATTCCAATCACCTTCTGGTTGCGTTTGATGATCTGATTTAGAATCAATATCCGGTATTTCCTCATCATCCCATCCATCGTTATCCCATTCATTCCATTCATCCTTATTTTCGTCGGCAGTAGTGTTGTTCTTGTCTTGGTTACGTTCTTTCTTGGTCATCTGATTTTCTTCCAATGCGGAACATTCCTCATGCAATTCTTCTACTAACTGATTGAAGTCACTATTATAAACATCCCTGAGCTTATTAACGTATTTATCAACAACCCAATCAAGATATAAGTcgtttaatttattatttatatcagCTCCTGATGTTAAAGATCTTTCGGCTGACAAACCCCAATGTGACTCCTTAGACAACTTAATCACACTAAATAAGCTTTGGATTAAATTATCATTCATAggattgataaaattatttatattctctGATATCTTATTAGTCAAGttatttgaaatcttcGACAGATagaaattcttgaatggttgaatattgaattgatttatgAAGCTCATAAACTCAGTTATCGATTCACAAAACTCTCTAAATCCAGCCTTCTTATTCAAGACTTTTAAAACAAATGTGTTATTTTGATGCTCTAACTCTATTATTTTGTCATGATTAACTAATTGATCCAATATTTTGTCCCACTGCAATTGTAGTTTACGATGCAAAGATTTAATGGTAAACGACGGgtcaacaatttcaaacagattaaatatttgaataaattcatCGTAAGACATGTCAATATCATTAGTGAATACTTTGCTAACGAAGGAATCATTGCTAGGAAAATAGATGTAGAAATGAGATTCTAATTGTTTTCCCATATTAGCAACTAAATCCTGgtataatttattcaagcTATCAAGAATAATTAAAGATTCATCGAATTGGGATAGCTTTCGTTTCAATTTTGTCAAATTGTTAACTACAGACTgtaattcatatttatcaCACCTGTAGTTTGTTTCGTCGACAGGATTCAAGGATATTGTAATCTCTTGAATTAATCCTTTAATAATCCATAGactattcaattgaattaaagCATCATCACTTACATTAAGTTTATCATTTAATTGAGATAtgtttaatttattaagatCATCCTTGTCAGTTGTCTCCACCGGtaatttcaagttttcatcatttattaTGTCAATAGCTGCAGTATACTTCACCGATTCAAACTCATTATCGATTGCTCGAAGATCTGATTCATATCCTAATACTAGGTCTGTTATCGACATCTGTAATTCTAGAATGCTTATTTCGAGTAGACCAATCTGATTTCTGGATTCGATCgatgaatttatttcaaattatcgCACAGTTTATATTATGAGCATAAATACGCTACTATATATAaaagtaaataatttgatctAAACAATTAAAATGTATTAAAGATGCATATAGTTAAATAAGAAACTGAAAGTaactttccaaattatattaaatcttcagttatatcatcatcaatatattCATCGTCTTTATTCATTCTGTATATCGTCATACCCATGCTTGCTGCATTCAATAAACTCATAAACCATTCAGGCACAGGTATGCCATATAATTCGATTAGATTAAAACCCATATCTAAGAAATTACCAATTAATTCCAACACTAACATCATCTTATCAAATTGTAAGTCTTTTAACACTTTTTCGTATCTCCTAAATATATTGTTATCACCATTGttatcatctttatttattaacaaCTTAGAATTCTTATTCAGATTCAAGATTGATAACTCGATATTTacctttctttcttttctaatGACATTTAATAACTGTGATATAGATTTTCTaattaagaaaattaatatcacTACCCATAACTTGTTTGTTTGTTTTAGTAAATCAACTAGCCTAGCAGGAAACATCGGAAACCTCGAGAACAAATGTAAATTATCAAGGATATTAGCTAGAGTTTCAAGGATTTCGATTAATactttttcaatgttttTAAAAGTATACTGAAAAGGTAATTTACGGTTGGGATTCGTTTTTATGACTGCTTTTGGGGATTTCACACTAAACTTACTAAATAATGGCGAGTATGGTGGCTTCACAATTGGTGCTGGGTATTCTTTCTTGTATTTGTCGTAATTTCCTTTACTTTGATCCTCTTGTTTCAGTTGGTACGTAGAAACGAAATTTGATAGATTGTTTAATTTCTCCTGTGTAATGGATTTATTACCTCTTTTTTGTTCTTGATGAGCTAACTTGAGAATGTTATCTATTATTTCCTTCTTATCAGATTTAACTGTTGATGTAGTAGTGTTTTCAACCATGtcaatatttaattgtGCTAATCATTAATCTACGATTCGTTTTGGTCTACATATATTCACATCTGACCGAGGTATATTCGATTACATAATCGATATGGGGGACGATTTAACAGTGGTATAAGTACGATCAACTATGAATTAAGGCTTTACTATATCGATAGCAATGGATCATGGCTTTACCATATCAGAAGCTAGTACATAAGACTTTGACTAAGCTTGCACATTGCAATATATCCCATATAAGGTCGTAGTAGTCGACTTCGTTATTGACTTTCCGGAACTTTGTTCTATTAGTATCGTAGTATTGCACTGGAATTTAAACCCATTAAACCACTAAACCTATTAAACCGCATCAAGGCATTTCTAATAAACCATTCACcaataacaaaaaattcttcattttattttcattggaattaatattctttatgagatattgaaactggcttaattcatttgtattcaaaatatcaaagcTTTTATTCAAGACAACATTATGATTATTGACAATTAGCTTGAGATCAGtgttatcaacaaattcgAACTTTATATAAGATAGGTCATTTAGACCAATTAGtatttcattcatttcCTTGACCCACTGAGCGTAAAACTGATTGTCATTTGGTTCCTTATTATCTTCAGCATTCAGCAAGTTGAATTTCAATGCCGTTAATTTTTCCTGCAACTTCTGAAGATGCTGCTGTTGGTTTTCGTTTAATTGGTTTTTCAAATGCAATTCATTACTAGATTGAGGAGCTGTAGTATAATCTTGTAACGATTTATTACTGGCacttatcattatctttgtaagatctttctctttcatgCCCGACGAAAGATCAATCAaacttttaataatttctttggtTTCATCCTGTTGgttatcaataattgaatttattttttcctCCATCCTTAGAACTTCATCTAGCATCTTATTGGTTTCATTATACTTATGCTGATActcttcattcaattctaCAGTTTCTCTAGAAATTTCATGTATATCATTCATCTTGTTATTCATTGATTCTTTCAATGCCTTGAGTGCTTGTTTCGAATGaacattttcttcttgcAACTTGTTAATATCTTCCTGTTGAATGGATATAGGCggattatcaaataatgatctTAGAAACTTCTCCTTGGTCTCTTGTTCGAGATACTGGAACTTCAACTTCGAGAAGTTCTCTTTTTGAAAGTTTATCTCATCGTTGATTAAAATAGGATTTTCAACCGtttcattgattttgttCATATGTGATTGAAAATCTTTCTGTGATGAAAGAATAGATATGTCATTATCTAGTTCATCAAGCTGTTTCTTAAAATAAGTTGCTTCTTTATCCATAGCGAATAGGTATGTACATATATTGATCTTGatcttatcaaattatttatgttttgttttgttttcaaaataaaccGCGTACAATAATTTGCGCTCCCTCTAGTAACGGATTTTGCAATTTACTAGATAAGACTTGATCAGCCATTAAATGACTTGATCAGTGATCGAAAACATTGCTAACTATTGCtcttgaattatatttttcaatgacATCGGGACTCTGATTTACGGATTTTTAGGCAACTAAGAAAGCATTCTTTTATCTACTGGGAAGTACGAGAATGGTCCTCTGCCTGATATACTAATTGGAGCGATTTGTGATTTCAGGAAAGTGGAGTTAGATAATGATTGATTATAAACGTTAGCGATCACTTTTTGTATGAAATGTATGATCTTGCTGGCAATAGCAGCGATGTTATTCTAAGATTTAGACATATGCTGGATATCAATTACGAGGCGAGCTCCCGTAATACGGTGTCGAATTTCGTATTTTTATGTTAACACATTAGATATTAAATgtttataatatatatatacagCGATACAGCATTTATTGTAAACGAGGCTTAAAAAACGTATACACTAGACTTGAACATCCTTGATCTTTTCGATTTGCTCATTTAATACCACTGGAACTTCAACAGCTTCATGGTCGTCAACAGTATTTGCCTTAGacttttcttccttttcaCTAGGAGTCATCATCAAATCGGCAAAGTTGACTCTAGAGCCCTTGTCGTCTTCAACATCAGCGGTTTCATTCCATTCTTCCAATTCCATTGCATGTTCTCTCTCGATAGCAAATTGAACGGCTTCAAGCACATTTTCACACAAATGTTTTGGCTTGTACTTTGGAACGGTACCTTCCTGGTAAACACCGGTCTTAACCAAAATTGAGAACCACGACACATCGTGTGAATTTGCAAATCTGATATCTGATTCTGGAGTATCACCAACAAAATAGACCGTTGATGCTGGTGGTAACTCTAAAGTGATTTTATCTTGTTTACCAACAACAGCCAAAGGTTCCTTGTAAGGGTCTTCCTCATCAGATTCATCAAGACCTTCGAACGATTCTAATTTTGattgattgataatttcttcaccttcatcATTGATCAAGATATCAGCCTCATCCGCATTAGGATCattgattgataatttcttcaaatgctCATCCAAAACACCTTGTCTCCAGTTACTCAACACTTTGTTAGCAAACTTGAAGGTACCCTTTTGTGGTTTACCAAATCTGTTGActtttaattctttacCAGTATGTTCCTTGTATAAAGCAGCTATCGAAACTTGTAAAGCACCCATACCATATCTAGACAATTTGTAATTAGTAGCCCAGATGAAATCAGAGTGGGCAAAGTAGATTTGAGGACCCTCATCAAAAGTTTTAGATTGAGTTCCCATTACACCATCTTTAGACAACAACAATTCTAAAATGATCTGTTGATCTGCAGCCCAATTTCTCGAGTCAGCGAACACCATGATGGCATCGATCTTAACCTTAGAGAAGTCAACTTCTCTACAGCATTTCAATTCCTCTTCGGTCAAATCATGGTATGGTGAAACAGCTGGGTTCCACTTCAACACATCGAATGGGGTATAAACATTTTTGAATCCGTAAGATTGAGCCACGTTACGGCAAACATTGCCTAAACCACCAACAACTAACACGTTTTCATATACACCAACTAAATCCTTCATAGGAGTGTGCCCCTGAATGATCTGTTCTGGAGTTATGGTACAGTTCAACTTTTTGGATAAGTCTTCCGATCTGACGTGTTCTGGTTTACCTCCACCATTCGTCACGAAAATCGAAGGCACGGTGATATTGTATTTGTTGTGGCCGTTCAACAACCTCATGGCTTCCACAGCCTCTGGAATCGTATCTGGACCCCTCAATATCACACCATCAATATCGAAACAAAAAGCGTAAGATGCAACTCTGACGTGATCAACAACactcttcttctttctcttgaTGATCGAAGAATTTCTTGACATCTTTGCCAAAGAATCCACCTTCTTTAAGTTCTGagatgatgatttgttCAAAGAAGTCGATGATGATAACTTCGTCAAACCATTTTGCCAATTGTTCAAATCAGTTAACGATAAAGACGATACCCTGTGCTTTCTTTCTGCAGGTGTTAATTCGTCAATCCCGTCATTGTTCAAATAAGACTGGAATTCCGGCTTGTCTGATTTGGCTGCAGAAGCGGCAGCATCCGATGCTTTTGGTGAGGATGACATATTTGTAGTATTCTTTATAattatatctattattATGGGCCTTACTGTAAACACGTAGCAATAATTAGCGTCTGACtataatcaatatattatcaatatatatattaatatgtGTAGTTGAATGTGTATCAGTAAGAATATTCGATAATATTCTCGTAGtttgaatgatattaaattaatttcttctagAAGTAATTactttttaataaaaactGGGAGATTTGCCTGACTTATATAGGGTAATTTTGTATGATATCATCGAAAGGGGGGGAAGAATGAGTGGGAAATTTTGGTTGCGCGGCACTGTGTGAGGCTGCACTATAATTGCTATTTACAGGCAAAAAGGTGCTTGGATGATTGTCGAAGAGTCAACATTATAGTTGAGTAACTAGTAAAATTTCGGGGTATAATAGTAACACGCAGATACTAAATTAATCCGGAGGTGGCAAATATAGAAAGAAGTGATTCTGGGAAAGACAGAAGCAAAAAGTTTACGTTGGTGCATGGGTATATAGAAACCGCAATCAATTAGTATTAACGAATGAGACGCATTAACATGGCATAAAATCGAGAAAAACTTACGTGATAGGCAAACTCGTGTATGTATTTTCcatattaatgaaattaaggGCGGATTTTTCACCAGTGCAGAGATCTGGTGGTATTGttcaattgttcaattgtttTTTCGGGTGAATgtgaaatataattagaTCGACTCGGACTTTATGCCGCAAGGGTATGCCATATGACTTGACAATGGTAGCGAGATGTCATGGAAGACaaagaatatgaatatatgGATAGAAACAAGTAGAATGAGCACAAAAAGTTGCAAAAGAAGGTTCTCGAAAATATGCAAAGGCTTACGGGTGCGGGTTAATTCGtgttgataaaatatcataagTAATTATACAGGTATATAGCACAATCACTCGTCAAGTTCAGTAGCCTTTTTCATGGCAGCGATCTTGACGAGCGGCGACAATGATTCTACGTCATCGGCTTCAAGGATGAACTTGTCGTTCAAAAGCTGGTCGGCGTTTCCTCGCTTATTGAAGTCCACCTGTAAACACCAACTTAAGAATTTTCTGATATCGTAACTCAAGGCTTCTGGTTCTTTGAGCTTAGGCGTACCATTAGTTGCAATCAAGTAAAGGGCTCTCAACGGGGTCTCATTTAAGTACGGAGGTTCACCTTCGATCATTTCAATAATCATGATCCCTAGAGACCACACATCAACTTTTGGACCATATTCTTTTCTCGAGACAACTTCAGGAGCCATCCAGTATGGGGTTCCTACCATCGTAGTTCTCTttaaattgatttcattaatttgtGCACAGAAGCCAAAATCGGTCATTTTTATGTTACCATCGATGTTTAGCAAAATATTATCGGATTTGATATCTCTATGAATAACACCCTTTGAATGTAAGAATCTTAACCCTTTCAATGTTTCTCTACAGACTGCACCAATTTGTCCTTCAGTCATAACACTGTGGGTAACAATTTCTGTCAATGAGCCACCTTCCATATATTCCATGACAACCCACAAATCTCCTCTTAACAAATATGAGTCTATGAAGTTAACAATGTTCTCATGCTTACTACCTTTCATCACcaatatttcattgataattaattctttcttaGGCTGTTGTTCTAAGTTCATTTGTTTAATGGCAACTGTCTGCGATCTATGATTTACATCGTGGGCTATGTAAACACCACCAGATGCACCTTGTCcaatcttcattaaatcCTTGTAAAGTTCATTAGGATCACCTTCACTACAAATCTGTTGCAACTTAGAAATAATCTGTTGGTTCTTACGCTTCTTATCTTCTCTCTTCTTTTGAGCCAACAATGCCGCTTGTTTAGCATCTCTGACAGGCTGTTGAGAACTTTTCTTTGGTATATcgttttctttattattatatttttctgaAGTCTCCTTCTTTGTTGACTCTTCTTCACTTACGCGAGACTGAGATGGAGACGGAGGCGTGTCTCTTTTTTCTATAGTAGAATCAGGCTTTTGTTCTCTTTGTTTCGGGTTACTCAATAATgtgttattatttttctcttcttcgATTATATTATGAccattaatattattgatagtagtggaattgaattttgcaGTAGAAGAAACAGGAGCCGTGGTTGAACCTTTAGTTGGTTCAACTTCACTCTGAGTCGAGAGCGAATTACTGTGAGACTTAGATTTTGGAATGCCCATTTCGGTATTGCTATCGGATATCTTCGATTGTGGCGCTTTAGGAGGCTCCGAGATCTTTCTATTACTATTTCTCAATgctttaattgattttgagGAAAAGGATCTACCCATGAATGAATTCTTTTTCAGGGCAGGGGAAATATTGGTATTTGTACTGGGTGACGGAGGCACTGGTGGTGGTTTGATTGTCTTCGTTGAAGGTATGCTGGAAGAAGGTGGTTTTGGAGCTGGTCTACTAggaataaattgattttcgtaattattatttgggGTCTTAGGTGTTGATTGTACCTGTACTGGATGTGACGATTGTGACTTTTGTGATTGCTGCCTTTGAAGCTGTTTCTCAGACTGGAGAGGAGTAGCATTATAAGTGGATGGGATACCTGGGGTTGAAGGGGGAGTTGCATTATAAATCGATGAATGAGATGAATCATTATCGTAGTGAAACTTTTTGAATGCATTCTCATCTGgattatcatcatttgtATCTTGATAAAATGCGACTATATCCATGACTGCTTGAGGGTGCTGTTGCTGTTCCTTCTTAGAAATTCCACTGGCTGATAACAATCGTTCCCATTCAATAGGTAATCCAGTATATGAtccattatcatcaacTCCAACATGTGCCACGTGTTTAGCATTGAACGGAGTACTAATCTTCATATTTATCGCATGAGTTTCTGGCGAAGAAGTCACGCTGGTACTAGTCTTGTTCTTACTGaacatatttgaaaatactCCCTTGACTCTATTACCACTCCTTCTACTTTTAGCTATCGAGTTTGGATAACTTCCATTCATAGGGGAAGACGTATTTGAATTGGCCCCCGTTGAGGGTGcactattattaatacCCATGCCAAGATGCTCTCTTGGTGAAGACGCCTCTGAATTTGAACCTTGAAACTTattcatttgattcataACAGGAGTTATAGCTCGTGTCTGATGGTATGACTGATTAGATTGATTTGCTTGGGACGCCGATGGAGGATTTCGAATTACAGAACCAGACgagatatttctttgtttcGATTTATTTACCAGTGTATCATTAACGTCGACATTAGACAACCCCTTAGTTATATCACCATTTCCTTTATTTATACTCTCTCCAGCATCAGTAGACGTCTGAATAGTTGATTGACTAATATCAGCAATGTTATCGTTTATTGATGCATCGTTCGATGCATTTAGTCCACCACGTATTTTTGGATCACCAGCTCTATTAAATACGTTGTTGTCATCGATGTTTTCATAGTCATGTGTTGGAATTCTATCCAAAGTATTATCTTTCATGATGTTTGGACCACCCGAGGAATTGGTAGTTTTTCGCGATATGCTGTCTATTCTTTGGCCAATGCTTCCTTCGCTCTTATTGTTTTCCAATTGGGATTTCAATATCGaatcaatattcaaattggATGGCGGAGGGTTTTGTAGTGGCTTTCCTGGGTCTAATGTTGATTTATACGTGTGAGAGGCTTCATCACCCAACTTTCCCACTGCGATATCATTCAGTTGATTACCATCGTCTTGATTCAAAGTCTCCGTTAACTCATTATATTGATTATCGTCACTCTTCAAACCTGAAAAATCGTAAGTGCCTGGCATGCGAGGTAATGACCCAATTGATTTGCTAGTATCTGCTTCGCAGTCTTGATCA harbors:
- a CDS encoding DEHA2E22088p (weakly similar to gnl|GLV|YALI0E26191g Yarrowia lipolytica YALI0E26191g), encoding MAIQLTEEQITYTTNTLSNNGSTDRYISIEDIPNAEEGNTVIEATNSPQESSHEYELSQSESLSFLYNLLYDENSALKKSEILSILNSLKLREDNLPFSIQNLNETDCQGVIWPSDLREKIAIDRARIGEMNWFYNISKSRESIRDHFNFQTYGTKTNFFQFHKFFCKLKLHITHFQLRNLVCCSENLSNGIFYPSSHLYDYNFPIDATSTDECQTFFRVNRLMPDDQLTKERNGMKLDCLMESRSLLYNSNSRISTMTCSNRILACGTFEGGYILQNISNPTRPELIGEFNLTNDSEGITNHIAIHDDRELIISSNDKVLRIIDMTTGSTESYNLPFSINCLSINPHNHNEFIITGDHVNSFILDKRMPSIDYSQECRGHKDYGFSCDWSPKNENILVTGNQDSSIKIWDRRNTKESVHCWNSALGTLSAQGAPVRNCKFSRNGEYLSWAESLDHVGIIQMADLSNSDNYLSRVQSIDFLGKCAGLNFAPMEYGYGEDLIIGVNDCPLGGILNYKLESKCKSLDFDFYF
- a CDS encoding DEHA2E22132p (weakly similar to uniprot|P53847 Saccharomyces cerevisiae YNL258C DSL1 Endoplasmic reticulum (ER)-localized peripheral membrane protein required for Golgi-to-ER retrograde traffic); the protein is MSITDLVLGYESDLRAIDNEFESVKYTAAIDIINDENLKLPVETTDKDDLNKLNISQLNDKLNVSDDALIQLNSLWIIKGLIQEITISLNPVDETNYRCDKYELQSVVNNLTKLKRKLSQFDESLIILDSLNKLYQDLVANMGKQLESHFYIYFPSNDSFVSKVFTNDIDMSYDEFIQIFNSFEIVDPSFTIKSLHRKLQLQWDKILDQLVNHDKIIELEHQNNTFVLKVLNKKAGFREFCESITEFMSFINQFNIQPFKNFYSSKISNNLTNKISENINNFINPMNDNLIQSLFSVIKLSKESHWGLSAERSLTSGADINNKLNDLYLDWVVDKYVNKLRDVYNSDFNQLVEELHEECSALEENQMTKKERNQDKNNTTADENKDEWNEWDNDGWDDEEIPDIDSKSDHQTQPEGDWNNDGWDDDGWEDAEMNLNKNKGNKEMHKVSQMPSKLREILSEYQTETGNNDIQPLISTIESFSIISYPPLNESFLLHNDLQTLNNFFKNEQLTKFLDINLKQSIQSFSNEVALILFSINLKHDDFISDSTNFDNFKLDNENESKLKLIDNWFNRMNKSNLKSTNRQNYKRIIMDVINIVLNWMINSIISMEEITEYQSTKLTNIIKSIQHIINTNLVLVDESNTSVAAYNKLNNVLFLINNHLKDIMEMFYQGEFFDLTTDELISIIESVFIKSDLRDNYIDEILDIRNVES
- a CDS encoding DEHA2E22176p (weakly similar to CA0383|IPF16028 Candida albicans IPF16028 unknown function), whose product is MDKEATYFKKQLDELDNDISILSSQKDFQSHMNKINETVENPILINDEINFQKENFSKLKFQYLEQETKEKFLRSLFDNPPISIQQEDINKLQEENVHSKQALKALKESMNNKMNDIHEISRETVELNEEYQHKYNETNKMLDEVLRMEEKINSIIDNQQDETKEIIKSLIDLSSGMKEKDLTKIMISASNKSLQDYTTAPQSSNELHLKNQLNENQQQHLQKLQEKLTALKFNLSNAEDNKEPNDNQFYAQWVKEMNEILIGLNDLSYIKFEFVDNTDLKLIVNNHNVVLNKSFDILNTNELSQFQYLIKNINSNENKMKNFLLLVNGLLEMP
- a CDS encoding DEHA2E22154p (no similarity) — protein: MVENTTTSTVKSDKKEIIDNILKLAHQEQKRGNKSITQEKLNNLSNFVSTYQSKQEDQSKGNYDKYKKEYPAPIVKPPYSPLFSKFSVKSPKAVIKTNPNRKLPFQYTFKNIEKVLIEILETLANILDNLHLFSRFPMFPARLVDLLKQTNKLWVVILIFLIRKSISQLLNVIRKERKVNIELSILNSNKNSKLLINKDDNNGDNNIFRRYEKVLKDLQFDKMMLVLELIGNFLDMGFNLIELYGIPVPEWFMSLLNAASMGMTIYRMNKDDEYIDDDITEDLI
- a CDS encoding DEHA2E22110p (similar to uniprot|P38636 Saccharomyces cerevisiae YNL259C ATX1 Cytosolic copper metallochaperone that transports copper to the secretory vesicle copper transporter Ccc2p for eventual insertion into Fet3p which is a multicopper oxidase required for high-affinity iron uptake) gives rise to the protein MSHQYHFDVAMSCSGCSNAISRVLNKLDGDNKIDVSLEKQTVDITTDKDYDTIYNTIAKTGKKINDGKVIQ